ACTCTGTGTTTTCTACTTTGAAACTTTTCTTTGCCTTGTGAACTTCAATGCCACCTAACATCATTATTTCAATAAATTTTGAAGCTGCTATACTATCCCACTGATCAGGAGGAATAAGATAGGCGAACGGAGGTTCAGTCTTTCCTTTATCGATTGCATCTTTACCCATTCTCCAGAAATTCATCAAAAATTCTTCTTTATATTTTGAGGATGTTTCAAGTAAGCTATAAACAGCAATCATCTCGTATTCAACAATATCTCTTAATCTCCACCATCCTCCTTGCCAGGGGCTTGGAAATTTCATTTTTATCGAATAATCAGTTCCTCCTCTTTCGATGCTCAGCTCATTTTCCTCAATATGTATGGGAGAAGCAACTCTAACAGAGGCAGCCTCGGTGAGAACTCCAATCATGTTATGCCACCATGGAGTATAAATCGAAGCTCCTTCCCACCATCCTGTATACATGCTTCCATCGATTACTCCTTTTTTTCCATTCTCTTCGAGGTCTAAGGCCATGTTTGAACCAATCAATGCAAGTGCTCTCCATATTAAAGGATGAACATTCGGGTTTGGAGGGTCCATGTAAGGCGGAACAAAAAGTCTTGCTCCTGTTGAACCCATCTGATGCTGGTCGAGGATTATTTGGGGAAACCAATCCTGATAGTAAACTTTAGAAACAATTCTTGTCTCCTTCAGGTTGAACATAAACCAGTCACGGTTATTATCATGACCTGCATAATGATGATAGAGCCATGGCATTGAACCACCTTCATATTCAGTTCCAAGATATTTGTTATACCAGTCAACTACCATAATGTTACCGTCAGGATTGATGCAAGGCATCAAAAGAAATATAATATCATCAAGAACCTTGTCACGATCGAATGGGATTTTTCCTGTAATTAAACTATATGCTAATTCCATTGACATCTGGGAAGCAGCAATTTCTGTGCTGTGCAAACTCATCGTAACAAGAACTACTATTTTTCCCTCTTTCGAAAGCTTTCTCGCCTCATCCAAGGTAACTCCTCGAGGGTCAGCCAATTTCTTGGAAATTCCTCGATAGTAATCAAGTTTTGAAAAATTTTTAGGGGAAGTAATTATTGCCATAAAAAAATCATTGTTTAGAGTTGTTTTTCCAAGAGAGACAACTTTCAGCCACTCTGAGTTTTTATCAAGAAGGTCAAAATACCCCCTTATTTTATTATAATCCGCAAGCTTCTTATCCTCTCCTACTTTAAAACCTAAAAATTTCTCTGGTGGGGGAACCTCAGAAAATGAATTTATCGAAAAAGCCAGAAGAAATAAAAATATTAAAGCTAACGATACTTTATTTTTTCTTCTCATCCTCTCCTCCTTCAAAAACTTTTCAATTATTTATATAACTATAACTTCCAAAATTCAACATTTAATAATTTTTATAAGTACACAGTGTTTTATGGCAGAAGGAATTAAGTTAATTTTTACTAAGCAGCAAGGGTATCCAAGAAACCGAAGGTTCCTGAAAACCGTCATGAATGCAGAAAAAAGCGGACAGGCTACTTTTTTGATCGAATAAGATAAGATAGAATGTTATTAGTTGCTTTAAGCTGATTTATCTAAAAAAGTAGCTTATCCTTTTTTACTCAGATTTTATAATTTTTTATTTTGTTAAAAAGGGTTTTCCTGCTAATCCCCAGAGATTTTGCTGCCCTGGTCTTGTTTCCACTGGAATCCTTCAATGCTCTTTTTATCATTTCAATTTCCACCTTTTTTCTAATATTTTCAACTGCCTCTGATAATGATTTTCCATAATCAATGAAATTCCCATAATCTCTCACAATCCTTGAAGGAAGGTCTTCTATTCCAATTAAATCATCCGAGGATAAGACCATGGCTTCATATACAGCGTTTTCCAGTTCTCTCACGTTCCCTGGCCATAAATAATCTAAAAGACATTTCTTTGCCTCCGAAGATAAACCCTTTATATCTATATTCAACTCTTTATTAAATTTTTTGATAAAATGCTCTATCAGTAATGGGATATCCTCCTTCCTTTCCCTTAAAGGAGGTAAATTCAATGTCACAGTCGAAAGTCTCCAGAAAAGGTCTTCTCTGAATCTTCCTTTTTTTACTTCCTCTTCCAGATTTTTATTGGTTGCTGCAATCACCCTTACGTTAACTGGAATAGCTTTGGAGCTTCCAACTCTCGTGATTTCTTTCTCTCCAATTGCTCTTAAAATTTTTACCTGAGAGCTTAAAGGCAATTCTCCAATTTCATCTAAGAGTACAGTTCCTCCTTCAGCTAATTCAAATTTTCCTATCCTTCTCTCCTTTGCATCTGTAAATGAACCTCTTTCATACCCAAATAGCTCTGACTCCATTAAAGTTTCAGGAATAGCTCCGCAGTTTACGACTATGAAAGGCGCATTTTTTCGAAGAGAATTAAAATGAATAGCCCTTGCCACCAATTCTTTTCCTGTTCCTGTTTCTCCTATTATAAGAACTGTGGCATCTATTTTAATTAACTTTTCCATCAGAGAAAAAACATCATTCATTTTAGGGCTCATTCCGATGATATTTCCAAATCCATATCTTTTGTGAAGCTCGCTTCTAAGACTTTTCACCTCTTCCTTAAGATCACTCAATTCCAAAGCTCTTTTTATTATTAATATCAATTCCTCGTTGTCTACTGGTTTAGAAAGATAATCAAATGCTCCAAGCTTTGTGGCCTCTACAGCTGACCTTATCGTTCCATATGCTGTGAGGATGATTACATTTGTATGAGGTATTATTTTTTTAATCTCCTGGAGAATCTCTATTCCATTTCTATCAGGAAGTTTTAAATCGAGAAGAATTATATCCGGTGCAAATTTTACTGCTTTTTCCATCCCTTCTTTCCCATCAATAGCTGTTTCTATAGAGAATCCTTCTTCTCTAAGAACTTTTGAAAGAATGTTTCTTATCCCTTCCTCATCATCTACAATAAGTATTTTATTTTCCTTATCCCTCATTTCCTTTTCCTTTAAGTTTTTTTACCTTTTGATTTTTAGTCTCTTTTCACTTAGCTATTTAATTTTTCTCCTTTTAACTAATACAAACGCACTAAATAATTTGTAGGGCAACCCTTCAGAGCCTGCCCCGAACCTTGCCCTGAACTTGTTTCACGGGTTGATTCGGGGGTTGCTTAATACAAGGCTAAAGCCATACCCTCCATCTCAACTTATTTAATTCGTTTATATTAATTAAACAGGTAATTTTAAAATTACCTCTGTCCCTTCTCCAGTCTCACTTTTTACATCAATCTCTCCACCATGCTTTTTTATAATTCCATAACTTATGGAAAGACCCAATCCAGTTCCCTCCTCTTTTGTTGTGAAAAAAGGGTCAAATATCTTTTCCAGGTTCTCCTCCGTGATTCCAATTCCTGAATCTTTTATCCTTATCAAGACCTCTTCCCCTCTTAATTTATCCTTTCTGTTAACAGTTTCAACAGTAACTTCTATTTCTCCTCCATCTGGCATTGCTTCCATGGCATTCAAAAATACATTGAATAAAACCTGCTTCAACTGAGAAGAATCACCTTTTATTTTTGGCTCATTCATGTAATTTCTTTTGATTCTTAGATTTTTATTTTGACTTTTGTCTATAAGCTGGATACAACTCTCTATCAGAGGAACTAATGAAATGTCCTCCATATGGGGCTCTTCGATTTTTGAAAAAGAAAGAAGAGACTTTACAATTGAATCAATCCTGTCTGTTTCATCCAGTATTTTTTCGATAAGTTCTTTTTTAGAGTTCTCCTCCCCATAATATTTTTTTATATATTGAAGAGTGCTTTTTATGGTTGTTAGAGGGTTCTTTATCTCATGGGCAGCTCCTGATGCCAACTGACCTATTGTCGCCAGTCTATCCGCTCTTACCATTTTTATAAAGCTTTCCTTTTTTTCTTTTAAAAGCAAAGCATTCTCAAAAGCCAATGAGGCCTGATAGGAAAAAAACCTCAAAAATCTAATTTCTTCAGAAGAATAAGGAGAACTATCCTTTTTTGTTCCAAGAAATACCATTCCTATAAGTTTATTCAATGATATAAGGGGAAGACTTAACTCTACATTAAAAATACCAAGGATTTCCCTCTCTTTAAGAGCTAAATAATCAAAAATATTAGGATTTTTTCTTAGATTGAGTTCCTTCTTGTTTATTCTCAGCCATTTTATAAGACGATCATCTTTTGAAAATTTATAAAATTTTATTTCATCTTCATTTAACTCTAAGTTTATAGCTTGAGGCCCTGAGCCTGTGGCTCGGAGCTTGTAACCTGTAGCTATAATTGGCTCATATAAATCTTTTTCTGGATTTAAAAGATAAAAGAGAACTGTTTCAACTGGAATAAATTCCTGAAGCTTTGCAAGAAGTGTTTTCTTTAAAATCTCATAATCCACAACATAGGTAACTGCCTTGATAACCTCCTGATAAGGGTCTTTCCCGTATTCTTTAAAATAATCTTTTTTAATAAGAGTTTTTATCTTTTCTTTAATTCTCATCTTCTCTTCTTTTATCAAAGAAAAGAATTTAAGTCAATTGATATGGGTAAATTATTCACCCTATAGGAAAATATTTACACATAATACAAAGACCCTCTCTCTTTTACAAAGAGATTCCACTATTTATTCGGTGTAGCTCCATCGTTTGTCAGAAAAGGATTTAACTCACTTTTACCAAAATAAAAGCCATGTCACCAAAAATAAAACCATGTTTCAAAAAATAAAGCCATATAAACAAAAATAAAGCCATATGATTTTTGTTGAAAAATATTCATTTAAATTCTAAATAAAAAGGAGGAAGGTAAAAATAAAAAAATCAATTTTTAGAAATATGAGAAAAAGCGAGAGAAAAATTTCACCTCACTCCCTTCTAAAAGAGGTAAATTTTTAAAAATGATACTTAAGGAATGTAGTAATGACACTAGTTTGTTCGGTAGAGGTGAAAAGAAAAACATGGGTATCTGCAAATCCTTATGTGATAAGGGATTGCGAGTTTTATGATAGGCTAAAAAATTTATACGAAAGGAGGTGAAAAGAGATGATATTCTTATTGGAACCCATTACTTTATTCGATTTGTTAAATGGATTTGAAATTGGTCCAGATTCAGGAACAGCTTCATCTGCAGCAGGTGTATGTGCAGAATGGTGTGAGACTTATTGTAGAAGTTGGCAAGGTTGCGATGTCTGTTATGGATGGAAGAGCTGCGCGGGATAAAGAGTTGAGCCAAGAGAGGCGGGGTATAAGAATCCCGTCTCTCTAAAGAAAAAAATGAAAGCTTCAAAATATAATTTATTTTTAGAGGAAAAAGAATACGTTCTTTTATATAACTTATTATCACTTGCTTTAGTCAAATTAGAGAGTGAAAGTGCTGAGATTATAAAGACCATATTAGAAAATAAAAGCGATTTACAAAAATTACAAAGCTCTGAATTGTATAAAAAATTAATTTATGGAAAATTTTTGGTTGAAGACGATGTTGACGAACTTAAAATTCTAAAAGTTAGAAATATGCTCGGAAGGTTTTATAAAAGAAGTTTTGGTTTGACAATTGCTCCAACTCTAAATTGCAATTTTAAATGCACATATTGTTACCAGAGAATTAAGAAAATCGACATGAGTGAACAAACGCAAGATGATTTAATAGATTTTACTAAAAAAGCTTTAATAGACAAGATACTTTTTGGAGTTACATGGTACGGAGGAGAACCCCTTTTAACAGAGGACATTATTTTTAGATTATCTGAGAAATTTATTGAGATTTGTAATGAGAGTAAAATACCTTATTCTTCTGGAATTATAACTAACGGTTATTTATTAGATGATAGAATTATCGATAAATTAGAAAATTACCAGATTAATAATATTCAAATAACAATGGATGGACCAAAGGATATTCATAATAACAGAAGGAAATTAGAGAATGGAGATCCTACCTTTGATAGAATATTGAATAATATAAAGAATCTATCCAATAAGACAAAGGTTAGAATTATTTTAAGAGTTAATATAGACAAAGAAAACTATGCAAGAGCACCAGAACTTTTAGAATTGTTAGAAAAAGAAGGGATATTAAAAAGAATAAATATTAGTTTTTCACCCGTTCTTGGTTACACAGAGACTTGTAGTAATTATGTGGATAAATGTTTTACAAGAAAAGAATATGCAGAATTGCAAATTAAATTTTCAAGAGAAGTCTTAGATAAAGATCCTATTATTAAAAAAATGCCCTCACCGAAACTTGGATATTGCTCTGCGGATTCGTGGGCAAATTATGCAGTAGATCCAGAAGGGCTCTTATATAAATGCTGGACAGACATAGGAGAGAAAGAATGGTCTGTAGGAAATATTAAAGATAATATTGTTACAAGTAAATTATACGATTATCTCGGATGGGATCCCTTTGCATATGAGGAATGCGTGAAATGCTTATATCTGCCGATTTGTATGGGAGGCTGCCCAAGAATTAGACTTGCGGGAAAAAAACCACCTGAAATGTGTGAATTATGGAAATATAATTTAAAGGAAATATTAAAATTGTTTTATCTTATTCATCAAAGAGAAGAGACACAGAAAAGTGATATTCCTAATAAGTGACCAAAAGTTATGAGGATTACTTTAAAGAGAGTAGGTATTAAAATTTTGAATATACATGGTATATAAAAACGAAAAAAATGAAAAAAAGCAGACTTAGCAAAGTTACAATTATAAAAGTTCTATTTAAAACATTAATTTTTATTATTCTTACAAATTTACCCTTTTTTGCACTCAGTGAATTTTATAAAGAATGGGAAGAAAAGATAATATGTAATACCCTTAGTAATGGTCTGAAAATTCTTATCCTTCCTAAGCACGAAACCTCTACTGTTTCTTTTCTCACATATGTCAATATTGGGAGTTTAGATGAAAAGCCATTGAAATCCGGCCTTGCCCATCTCGTGGAACACATTTTGTTATTTGAAGGAACTGAGAGTGTTAGAATCTCCGATTGTGATTCAGAAAATATAAATATTCTACAAATACAAGGAGAAGGGGGTATTAATATTGACGCAAAAACATCCCCAGATTGTACACTTTATTTTTGTAGTCTCCCTTCTGATAAAGTAGAATTGTTTATCAAATTCCAATCTGAAAGTCTTGTAAATCCTTCTTTGAGATCATTTTATCAAGAAAAAAATATAGTTCTTGAAGAGAAATTTCTTCATGATGAAAAATCACTTCAGAAGTTAAATGCTCTAATGCTTTCAGTAGCTTTTCTAAGGCATCCTTATAGAAACCCCATAGGAGGATATATATCTGATCTTGAGAATATTGAGATCAAGGATGTTTTAGATTTTGTTAAAAAAAATTACATATCGAATAAAATACTACTGGCCATTGTAGGAGATGTAGATCCTCACCGAGTTATTAATTTAATTGCACATTATTTTAAATCTTTCAATCGAAAAGATTCTGCTAAAACTATTATCTCCGATGAACCTTTACAGAATGGCGAACGAAGAATAGAAGTGGAAAATTTAGATTACCCTGCTATTTTAATTGCATATCGTAGACCTAATGCCAATAATCCAGATGACCCTGTTTTTGATATCTTAGCTTCACTTTTTGCTGGCTATAGAAGCTCACTTCTTTATAAACAAATAGTAATAGATGAGAAAATAGCCTCATCTGTTGTTTGTAATCCAAAATTCCCAGGGGCAAAATATTCTACGCTTTTCGTGTTTTGGGCATTTCCATTTTTAAATAATTCTATTCCACAGATAGAATCCATAATTTATCAAAATATCGAAGACTTTAAAAGAAGACTTTTAACTGAAAATGAATTAAATAAAGCTAAGAATCATTTATTAGCTAATTTTGAAAAAAAATTGCAATCAAATTTGGGAATAGCACAACGATTAGCTTATTTTGAAATGATAAAAGGGGATTGGAAAAAATTATTTCAATATGAGAATGAAGTCAGAAATGTATCAATAAAAGATATTAAACGAGTTATAAATAAATTTTTTAATAAAAGAAATAGAGTTGTCGTTTTTACTGTTGATCCTGAAAAGGATGAGTAAAATTGAAAATTATTTGTGGGAGTTAAAATGAAAAGAATTAAATTGATTCTTTTTCCATTAATCTTTATTTTTCTTTCATTACCATCGGATCCGAATATCAAAGACACAAGTAATATTCCTTCAAAAAAATTTGATATTCATTCAATTCGTCATCACGAATTTTCTAATGGAATGAAATTGCACCTTCTGAAAGTTGACAATTCTGAAAAAATTGAAATATTTGGTATTATAAGAGCAGGCTCTGTATTTGATCCTACCGATAAAATCGGATTAGCTACTATTGCTGGGGAAATGCTTAGAATGGGAGGTACAAAATATATTAATGCTAAAGTAATAGATGAAGAACTTGATTCATTGGGAACTAAACTTTTTATTAAGATTTCCTTAATTAATGGTCAGATAAGAATGAGTTGTAACAAAGATAACTTTAAACGTTCTTTGAAAATATTATCTGAAATCCTTATTAACCCATCATTTGAAACTGATAGATTAAGTTTAGCCAAAAAAAATTTATTGGATTTTATGGAAAGAGAAAAAAAAGATCTTGATTCTTTAGCCTTTACTAAATTTCAAAAGCTTTTATATGGGGAAAATAGTCCCTATGCAAGAACTCCAACTAAAGAGACAACAAATAATATTAAACAAGAAGACCTTTTTAAATTTTATAACCAATTTATTCACCCTAATAATATTAGTTTAGCCATTTGGGGAAAATTTGATAAGGATGAGATAATAACCTCTTTCGAAGAAGTTTTTGGAAAATGGCCAAAGTCAATCAATAAAAACCCTCCTTTCCCTGAAGTAAAGGTCAAAAGAGAGGCATCGGTTAATTTAATTGTGAAAGAAAATGTAAATCAATCAAAAATAAGAATAGGACATTTAGGCATTATGTTAGATAAGGATAATCCTTATAATAAAGATTATATAGCTTTATTGATATTGGATTTATTATTTGGAGGACAATCATTTTCCTCAAGACTTTACCAAAAGATACGGTCAGAATTAGGGTTATCTTATGACATTTTCTCCATGTATTGGCCTTCTTTTTGTTATCCAGGAGCCTTCGTTATTTCTGCATCTACAAGAAGTAATACCACCGTAGAAACTATTCAATGCATTTTAAATGAATTAAATAAAATTTGTGAAGAACCCATTACCGATAAAGAAGTTAATCAAGTCAAAGAATTTCTTATAAATTCATATGTTTTTCAATTTGATTCCCCAGAAAAAATATTAGCTCGCATTTTATATTATGAATATCAAGGGCTTCCATTGGATTATTTCCAATATATTATAAATGAAATACCAAATATAAATGCACAAGATGTAAAAGGAGCTGCTTTAAAATATCTTCATCCGGAATTGTTATGCATATTAGTAGTCGGAAATGAAAAGAAATTTGACAAACCATTGTCTTATATAGGAAAAGTTGACATTTTAAGTCAATAAATATTGACTATGAGAGTTAGACTAAACGATAAAGAAAAAATTAATTAATAAGGAGGAGATATGAAATTAAAAATTGAGAAGAAAACCACTCTTATTTTACTAATTCTTTATTTCATCACTCCTTTTGCAACATCTGAAGAAAATGCTTATCCAATTATAAAGACCCCCAAAAATCCTCTTTATGGGAGTTACGAGCTTAAGCTGAGGAAGGATTTAATAATAGGGAATGAGTCTTACGATCAATATCTATTTGGTTCAATTAATGGAATTGAAGTCAATGATAGATATATGTTTGTTTGTGATTCGAAAATGGTGAGGATCCAGGTTTATGATTTAAAGGGAAGATATGTTAGAACTATTGGGCGGAAAGGAAACGGACCAGGTGAATTCTTAATACCGAACACTTTTTGTGTAAGCAGAAATGGAAATATCTATGTTCACGATGTAATGAGGAGAAGAATGATAGTATTTGACCAAGAAGGTAACCATAAAAGGGATATAACATTAGAAAAAATTTTAGCAGGAAAATTTTATGTAGATGAAAATGGATATATTTATTCCTCTATCCTTGAATTCGAATCCGAAAATGACATGTATATCTATTTCATTAAGATGAATCCTCAAGGAAAATTGCAAAATATTTTCAGAAAAGAATTTTATTTGTCCCCAATTTTCGATACAACTTCTGGAAATAAGATGAGAATTTTTTATGATCATCCTTATCTGGCCAATTTATATTTCACTGTGACTAATGGAAATACATTAGTATTGATGAATTCCCTGGTTTATGAATTAGATTTCTTATCTCAAGATGGAAAGGTTTTAATGAAGATTGCAAAAGATGAAAAGAGCGAAAAAGTAAGCGAAGAAGAAAAGGAAGGGGTGTTTTCTGATAGATTTAAAGATACCCCTAAGAGCGTATTAAAAAATGTTACCTTTTCCAAGCAAAGACCTTATTCATCTAATATCCTGACGGATGAAACAGGGAGAATATATGTAGAAAGATTTAAACCTGTGACAGAAGAAGATAAGGGTTATAGTTATGATATATTCAATAAAAAAGGTGAGTATTTATATCGATCGAAAATCGGTTTCATAGCCAACCTAATAAAAAATGGATACTTGTATAACATTTCAGTAAAAGAAGAAGCGGGGGAAATTAGAATTATTCGTTATAAGATTGAAAATTGGGGTGAAATGAGATTTTAGAAGGGAGATGGGTATTTTTAATTTAATTATAAAATGGGTGTTAAGAGCGGGAAGGGAGTTAAGTATTTACATATTAATAATTCGAGGAAGGGGCTTAACATCTTTAGTCGAGAATCTCTTGAGAAAGTTAAAAGATGATTTTGAATTATTTTGAAAGAAAGAAGATACAGTAATAAAATGTTAAATGTACAAAATAGAAAAGAGCGAAGTAAAAAATTAAAATTCTCATCCCTGAAACTTCTCTTTCCCTATCTAAGAACGCACTGGAAAAAGGTTATTATAGCTTCCATCCTTATGATAATTCTCTCCCTTTTGGCCTTACCTACTCCATATCTAATGAAATACATTGTCGATGATGTCATTCTGGCTAAGAATATCAAGCTTCTAAATCTAATAATATTCCTTCTTATTGGGATTCAATTT
This DNA window, taken from Acidobacteriota bacterium, encodes the following:
- a CDS encoding M14 metallopeptidase family protein gives rise to the protein MRRKNKVSLALIFLFLLAFSINSFSEVPPPEKFLGFKVGEDKKLADYNKIRGYFDLLDKNSEWLKVVSLGKTTLNNDFFMAIITSPKNFSKLDYYRGISKKLADPRGVTLDEARKLSKEGKIVVLVTMSLHSTEIAASQMSMELAYSLITGKIPFDRDKVLDDIIFLLMPCINPDGNIMVVDWYNKYLGTEYEGGSMPWLYHHYAGHDNNRDWFMFNLKETRIVSKVYYQDWFPQIILDQHQMGSTGARLFVPPYMDPPNPNVHPLIWRALALIGSNMALDLEENGKKGVIDGSMYTGWWEGASIYTPWWHNMIGVLTEAASVRVASPIHIEENELSIERGGTDYSIKMKFPSPWQGGWWRLRDIVEYEMIAVYSLLETSSKYKEEFLMNFWRMGKDAIDKGKTEPPFAYLIPPDQWDSIAASKFIEIMMLGGIEVHKAKKSFKVENTEYPAGTYVILMDQPYRNYIKDMLERQRHPELRLYPGGPPIRPYDAAGWTLSLQMGVNVLEVNQKLTIGNLEKLKAADYPEGYFEGKFSNYILDTRINENFRGVNRILAKGYEVFRSEKEISRGNLSFPPGSFVVKAQEKDLDLLKKISDELHINFYGLEKIEGLSLRKITMPKIALYKPWVVSMDEGWTRLILENFEFNFKNIENKDFREGKLEEFDTIIIPDMDASIIINGRPAGEFARFFAPLPKEYSGGIEKEGLENLKKFIKNGGNLVLFDSASSLAIEHLDVPVVNALRTLKSEEFFCPGSLLKIKIDNRHPIGWGMPEDASAFFMQSVAFRTTIPRINFDRRVVGYYPNEPLLQSGWILGEENLKRKAAVVDVQYEKGKIILLGFRVQHRAQTVGTFKLFFNSLLLGKGK
- a CDS encoding sigma-54 dependent transcriptional regulator, with protein sequence MRDKENKILIVDDEEGIRNILSKVLREEGFSIETAIDGKEGMEKAVKFAPDIILLDLKLPDRNGIEILQEIKKIIPHTNVIILTAYGTIRSAVEATKLGAFDYLSKPVDNEELILIIKRALELSDLKEEVKSLRSELHKRYGFGNIIGMSPKMNDVFSLMEKLIKIDATVLIIGETGTGKELVARAIHFNSLRKNAPFIVVNCGAIPETLMESELFGYERGSFTDAKERRIGKFELAEGGTVLLDEIGELPLSSQVKILRAIGEKEITRVGSSKAIPVNVRVIAATNKNLEEEVKKGRFREDLFWRLSTVTLNLPPLRERKEDIPLLIEHFIKKFNKELNIDIKGLSSEAKKCLLDYLWPGNVRELENAVYEAMVLSSDDLIGIEDLPSRIVRDYGNFIDYGKSLSEAVENIRKKVEIEMIKRALKDSSGNKTRAAKSLGISRKTLFNKIKNYKI
- a CDS encoding ATP-binding protein, with product MRIKEKIKTLIKKDYFKEYGKDPYQEVIKAVTYVVDYEILKKTLLAKLQEFIPVETVLFYLLNPEKDLYEPIIATGYKLRATGSGPQAINLELNEDEIKFYKFSKDDRLIKWLRINKKELNLRKNPNIFDYLALKEREILGIFNVELSLPLISLNKLIGMVFLGTKKDSSPYSSEEIRFLRFFSYQASLAFENALLLKEKKESFIKMVRADRLATIGQLASGAAHEIKNPLTTIKSTLQYIKKYYGEENSKKELIEKILDETDRIDSIVKSLLSFSKIEEPHMEDISLVPLIESCIQLIDKSQNKNLRIKRNYMNEPKIKGDSSQLKQVLFNVFLNAMEAMPDGGEIEVTVETVNRKDKLRGEEVLIRIKDSGIGITEENLEKIFDPFFTTKEEGTGLGLSISYGIIKKHGGEIDVKSETGEGTEVILKLPV
- a CDS encoding radical SAM protein, coding for MKASKYNLFLEEKEYVLLYNLLSLALVKLESESAEIIKTILENKSDLQKLQSSELYKKLIYGKFLVEDDVDELKILKVRNMLGRFYKRSFGLTIAPTLNCNFKCTYCYQRIKKIDMSEQTQDDLIDFTKKALIDKILFGVTWYGGEPLLTEDIIFRLSEKFIEICNESKIPYSSGIITNGYLLDDRIIDKLENYQINNIQITMDGPKDIHNNRRKLENGDPTFDRILNNIKNLSNKTKVRIILRVNIDKENYARAPELLELLEKEGILKRINISFSPVLGYTETCSNYVDKCFTRKEYAELQIKFSREVLDKDPIIKKMPSPKLGYCSADSWANYAVDPEGLLYKCWTDIGEKEWSVGNIKDNIVTSKLYDYLGWDPFAYEECVKCLYLPICMGGCPRIRLAGKKPPEMCELWKYNLKEILKLFYLIHQREETQKSDIPNK
- a CDS encoding pitrilysin family protein yields the protein MKKSRLSKVTIIKVLFKTLIFIILTNLPFFALSEFYKEWEEKIICNTLSNGLKILILPKHETSTVSFLTYVNIGSLDEKPLKSGLAHLVEHILLFEGTESVRISDCDSENINILQIQGEGGINIDAKTSPDCTLYFCSLPSDKVELFIKFQSESLVNPSLRSFYQEKNIVLEEKFLHDEKSLQKLNALMLSVAFLRHPYRNPIGGYISDLENIEIKDVLDFVKKNYISNKILLAIVGDVDPHRVINLIAHYFKSFNRKDSAKTIISDEPLQNGERRIEVENLDYPAILIAYRRPNANNPDDPVFDILASLFAGYRSSLLYKQIVIDEKIASSVVCNPKFPGAKYSTLFVFWAFPFLNNSIPQIESIIYQNIEDFKRRLLTENELNKAKNHLLANFEKKLQSNLGIAQRLAYFEMIKGDWKKLFQYENEVRNVSIKDIKRVINKFFNKRNRVVVFTVDPEKDE
- a CDS encoding pitrilysin family protein, translated to MKRIKLILFPLIFIFLSLPSDPNIKDTSNIPSKKFDIHSIRHHEFSNGMKLHLLKVDNSEKIEIFGIIRAGSVFDPTDKIGLATIAGEMLRMGGTKYINAKVIDEELDSLGTKLFIKISLINGQIRMSCNKDNFKRSLKILSEILINPSFETDRLSLAKKNLLDFMEREKKDLDSLAFTKFQKLLYGENSPYARTPTKETTNNIKQEDLFKFYNQFIHPNNISLAIWGKFDKDEIITSFEEVFGKWPKSINKNPPFPEVKVKREASVNLIVKENVNQSKIRIGHLGIMLDKDNPYNKDYIALLILDLLFGGQSFSSRLYQKIRSELGLSYDIFSMYWPSFCYPGAFVISASTRSNTTVETIQCILNELNKICEEPITDKEVNQVKEFLINSYVFQFDSPEKILARILYYEYQGLPLDYFQYIINEIPNINAQDVKGAALKYLHPELLCILVVGNEKKFDKPLSYIGKVDILSQ
- a CDS encoding 6-bladed beta-propeller produces the protein MKLKIEKKTTLILLILYFITPFATSEENAYPIIKTPKNPLYGSYELKLRKDLIIGNESYDQYLFGSINGIEVNDRYMFVCDSKMVRIQVYDLKGRYVRTIGRKGNGPGEFLIPNTFCVSRNGNIYVHDVMRRRMIVFDQEGNHKRDITLEKILAGKFYVDENGYIYSSILEFESENDMYIYFIKMNPQGKLQNIFRKEFYLSPIFDTTSGNKMRIFYDHPYLANLYFTVTNGNTLVLMNSLVYELDFLSQDGKVLMKIAKDEKSEKVSEEEKEGVFSDRFKDTPKSVLKNVTFSKQRPYSSNILTDETGRIYVERFKPVTEEDKGYSYDIFNKKGEYLYRSKIGFIANLIKNGYLYNISVKEEAGEIRIIRYKIENWGEMRF